The region TGGTCTTTTTTCTGTAATTCTTGAAGAAGGTATACTAATGTTCCAATATTATTTTCATAATACAATAAAGGATTTTCAACACTTTCTCCAACAGCTTTACTGGCTGCAAAATGTATGACTCCAGTAATGGACTGATTCCTGTTAAAAAAATCTTGAACCGCTTTTTTATCTCTCAAATCAATCTTTTCAAAGACTGGTTTTACACCTGTAATTGCTGTAATACCATTCAAAACTTCTTCAGATGAATTCGATAAATTATCAATAATTACTACTTCAAAACCTTCATTCTGTAATTCTACAACAGTATGGGAACCAATAAATCCTAAACCTCCTGTTACTAGTATTTTCATATTCTTAGTGTTGGTTGTGGGTTAAGAGTTATTAGATGAAAAACATCAACTAAAAACCAAAAACCATCAACTATTAAACGTATTCTAAAACTGCGTCTGTAATAAACTTAATTTGCTCTTCGTCTAATTCAGTATGCATAGGTAATGCAATTACTTCTTTCACTAATTGATTCGTTACAGGAAAATCTTCTTCTTTATATCGTGCATCGGCATATGCTTTTTGACTGTGCAACGGAATAGGATAATAAATTGCACAAGGAATACCTTTAGCTTGTAAATGTTCTAGTAAACCATCACGCTTTCCATTTAAAATTCGAATTACGTATTGATGAAACACATGACAATCACACGATTCACATATAGTTGGAGCCCAAATATTTGGATTAAAAGCAAAAGCTTCAGAATATTTTCTAGCGGCCACTTGTCTTGCTTTGTTGTAACTATCTAAATGCGGTAATTTTGCCTTTAAAACTCCAGCCTGAATACTATCTAATCTAGAATTTACTCCCACCACATCGTGATGGTATCTTACATACATACCATGATTTACAATCCCTCTTATTGTATGGGCAAGAGCATCATCATTGGTGAATATTGCACCGCCATCTCCATAACAACCTAAGTTTTTAGATGGAAAAAAAGAAGTTGCACCAACATGGCCAATAGTACCCACTTTTTGTTTAGAACCGTCTTTTTTCCATGTATAATCTGCACCAATTGCTTGCGCATTATCTTCGATAACAAATAAATTGTGTTCATTAGCAAGCTCCATAATGGCATCCATATTAGCTGCTCTACCAAACAAGTGAACGGGTACAATTGCTTTAGTTTTAGGTGTAATTGCCTTTTTTATTCCTTCAATAGAAATATTCATGTTATTCATATCCACATCAACCAAAACAGGCGTTAATTGCAACAAAGCAATCACTTCTACAGTAGCCGCAAAAGTAAAATCAGCTGTAATAACTTCGTCTCCAGGTTTTAAACCTAATCCCATCATGGCAATTTGCAACGCATCTGTCCCATTGGCACATGGAATAACATGTTTTACTCCTAAATATTTTTCTAAATCAGCTTGAAATTGATGTACTAACGGACCATTAATATAAGTAGTTGTATCTAACACTTCTTGAATAGAAGCATTTACTTCGTCTTTTATTCGATCGTATTGACTTTTTAAGTCAACCATTTGTAATTTTCTCATTACTTAAAATTTTCTGGGTGTAAAAATACTAATTATCTTTTGATGATGTTTTGTTTCGTTGTAAAAAAGCATAAAGAATCACAACAATAATGGTAGTTACTAATGAACCTACCAGATTGGAATTATTGATTTCTTCATCGAATATAAACTTCTTAAATGCTAGATTAAACAAAAAGAAAAAGACACCGAAAAGCAGTATTTTTTTTGAAAAGAATTTTAACATGTTTTTTTATTTAGTAAACAATTGTAATTTTATAACCTCAATAAACACTATGTACCAAATATATAATTTAATTGTTATACTTGCCGCTCAAATTGTAAAATTATTGGCGCTGTTTAGTCCCAAAATGAAACTATTTGTAGCGGGAAGAAAAAATGTTTTTTCCATTCTTAAAGAAAAAATACAAGTAACAGACCGTACGATTTGGTTTCATGCCGCCTCATTAGGTGAATACGAGCAAGGTTTACCTGTAATTGAAAAAATTAAAAAGCAATATCCTGAGCATAAAATTATTGTGACCTTTTTTTCCCCTTCGGGTTATGAAGTTCGAAAAAACAATACTATTGCTGATGTAACACTTTATCTTCCGTTGGACACCTTTTCCAATGCAAAAAAATTTCTTTCATTAACCCATCCCGATTTTGTATTTTTCATTAAATATGAATATTGGCCCAACTACTTACATGAATTAAAAAAACGAAATATAAAAACCTATTTAATATCAGGAATTTTCAGAGATAATCAAGCGTTCTTTAAATGGTATGGCGGTTTATACAGAAAAGCATTAAAAAGTTTTAATTTCTTTTTTGTTCAAAATGAAAATTCTAAAAAATTAGCTAATTCAATCGGACTTAACAATGTAATGGTTTCTGGCGACACCCGTTTTGACAGAGTAGTATCTATTTTAGAACGAGATAATACATTGGATTATATTGAACAATTTAAAAATAACACTTCTACTATAGTTATCGGAAGTTCTTGGCCTAAAGATGAAGAACTATTGGTACGTTATATTAACACTGCTTCAAATGAAGTAAAATTCATTATTGCACCGCACAACATCAAGTTAGAACAAATATCAACGTTGAAAAATCAAATACAAAAGAATACAATTTTATATTCTGAGAAAGAAAATAAGTCTTTATCTGAATACCAAGTCTTCATTATTGACACTATCGGTATTTTAACCAAAATATATTCGTACGCAGATATTGCTTATGTAGGAGGCGGATTTGGAAATCCGGGCGTACATAATATTTTAGAACCTGCCACGTTTGGAATTCCAATCGTAATTGGTCCTAATTATTCGCATTTTATTGAAGCTACAGCTTTAGTAAATAAAAAAGGATGTATGTCAATTTCTAACTTTGAAGAATTAAAAACCACTTTAGATGAATTGGTTTTCAATACAAATCAAAGAAAAGAACAAGGAGTCATTTGTAAAAATTTCATTTTGGAGAATAAAGGAGCGACCGATTTAATTTTAAAAAACCTGTAATGAAAATAATTCTTTTTACACTACTTTTTTCAATTCTTTGTAATAGCCAGCAAACGGTTTTTACAAAATCAGAAAATTCCACAAATGTTGTTTCAAATAAAGTTTCAAAAGAGGAATACCTTTTCAAAACCGATAGTTTAGCTAAAAGAGTTGATTCGATCTTATTACATTTAAAAGACAAACAATATTATTTTGAAAAAACAAACGCAAAACCCTTTACTTCTTACAGCAAAATAAATTCTACAAAAACAATTTTTCAGACAAAACTATTAAAAGATATTTTCCCATTATTCAATAGTAACTATATGTTTATCACTATTGAAAGTGAACTTAAAAACACCCTTTTTGATTTTTATTACAAAGGAGACATTAATAATCGTACAGATTTAATTGAAATTGAAAAGGAAATTTGTAAAAAACTAGAATTACAGAAAACGA is a window of Flavobacterium indicum GPTSA100-9 = DSM 17447 DNA encoding:
- a CDS encoding DegT/DnrJ/EryC1/StrS family aminotransferase, coding for MRKLQMVDLKSQYDRIKDEVNASIQEVLDTTTYINGPLVHQFQADLEKYLGVKHVIPCANGTDALQIAMMGLGLKPGDEVITADFTFAATVEVIALLQLTPVLVDVDMNNMNISIEGIKKAITPKTKAIVPVHLFGRAANMDAIMELANEHNLFVIEDNAQAIGADYTWKKDGSKQKVGTIGHVGATSFFPSKNLGCYGDGGAIFTNDDALAHTIRGIVNHGMYVRYHHDVVGVNSRLDSIQAGVLKAKLPHLDSYNKARQVAARKYSEAFAFNPNIWAPTICESCDCHVFHQYVIRILNGKRDGLLEHLQAKGIPCAIYYPIPLHSQKAYADARYKEEDFPVTNQLVKEVIALPMHTELDEEQIKFITDAVLEYV
- a CDS encoding 3-deoxy-D-manno-octulosonic acid transferase; protein product: MYQIYNLIVILAAQIVKLLALFSPKMKLFVAGRKNVFSILKEKIQVTDRTIWFHAASLGEYEQGLPVIEKIKKQYPEHKIIVTFFSPSGYEVRKNNTIADVTLYLPLDTFSNAKKFLSLTHPDFVFFIKYEYWPNYLHELKKRNIKTYLISGIFRDNQAFFKWYGGLYRKALKSFNFFFVQNENSKKLANSIGLNNVMVSGDTRFDRVVSILERDNTLDYIEQFKNNTSTIVIGSSWPKDEELLVRYINTASNEVKFIIAPHNIKLEQISTLKNQIQKNTILYSEKENKSLSEYQVFIIDTIGILTKIYSYADIAYVGGGFGNPGVHNILEPATFGIPIVIGPNYSHFIEATALVNKKGCMSISNFEELKTTLDELVFNTNQRKEQGVICKNFILENKGATDLILKNL